The following proteins are encoded in a genomic region of Dehalococcoidia bacterium:
- a CDS encoding MaoC family dehydratase, whose product MRQDFPLTPEAGLPPVERQISQEKILRYAHVSGDLNPLHIDPEFASRTPFGGVVAHGLLTLAYLSESLTQAFGKAWPAGGRLRVRFRAPARPGDTVTAGGRITAVEGGVVRCAVEVRNQRGEVLISGEAEIPIS is encoded by the coding sequence GTGAGGCAGGATTTCCCCCTCACCCCTGAAGCCGGCCTGCCGCCGGTGGAGCGCCAGATAAGCCAGGAGAAGATCTTGCGATATGCCCACGTGTCGGGGGACCTTAACCCGCTGCACATCGACCCAGAGTTCGCCTCCCGCACCCCCTTTGGCGGCGTGGTGGCCCACGGCCTACTAACGCTGGCCTACCTTTCCGAGAGCCTCACCCAGGCCTTTGGGAAGGCATGGCCGGCAGGGGGACGGCTGCGGGTGCGCTTTCGCGCCCCTGCTCGTCCTGGCGATACCGTCACGGCAGGAGGGCGAATTACAGCCGTCGAGGGAGGGGTGGTGCGCTGCGCAGTGGAGGTGCGCAACCAGCGGGGTGAGGTCCTCATCTCGGGGGAAGCTGAGATCCCTATCTCTTAG
- a CDS encoding PaaI family thioesterase, translating into MSKSSKRLCFGCGQDNPGGLGMSFSYDGTAVRGELVARPQHQGFPGHAHGGVIAAALDEAMGWAVHHAGLLAITARLEVRYRRPLPLGAQAFVRAWVCQARGRRILAQAVMEDAAGATLAEARALFLRLPGGGGAAGTPSGT; encoded by the coding sequence ATGAGTAAGAGCAGCAAGCGCCTCTGCTTCGGCTGCGGGCAAGATAACCCAGGCGGCCTGGGCATGTCTTTCTCTTACGACGGAACGGCCGTGCGGGGGGAGCTGGTGGCCCGGCCCCAGCACCAAGGGTTCCCTGGCCATGCCCACGGGGGAGTCATCGCTGCCGCTCTGGACGAGGCCATGGGTTGGGCCGTACACCATGCTGGCCTGCTGGCCATCACCGCCCGTCTGGAGGTGCGTTACCGCCGCCCTCTACCCTTGGGGGCACAGGCCTTCGTCAGGGCTTGGGTCTGTCAGGCGCGGGGCCGCCGTATCCTGGCCCAGGCGGTGATGGAGGACGCGGCCGGCGCCACCCTAGCCGAGGCCCGGGCCCTCTTCCTCCGCCTCCCCGGGGGTGGAGGGGCGGCAGGGACACCGTCTGGCACCTAA
- the selA gene encoding L-seryl-tRNA(Sec) selenium transferase, with product MTEESPFRSLPSVERVLSDPRLRQWGDGPLLKELVREVLAEARQAIAQGKPPISLEQVVEAVLHRAEAVLRPSLRPVINATGIIIHTNLGRAPLSQEAIEAMAKACAGYCNLELDLEAGGRGSRLAHVEELLRRLTGAEAAMVVNNNAAAVLLALTALCQGREVLVSRGQAVEIGGGFRIPEILRQSGARLVEVGTTNRTYAHDYEAAITPDTAAILRVHTSNFRIVGFTCAVPLKELAHLARRRGLLLLDDLGSGCLLDTTQFGLAPEPRPQDSLREGADLVFFSADKLLGGPQAGIVLGRRNLVEQMRRHPLARAVRLDKANMAALQVTLIHYLRGEALEKLPVWRMIATPLKELERRARRWARAIGGRAQVRPSTSMVGGGSLPGEGLPTWAVAIAGEGGWLAALARRLRTGHPPVVGRIEAEALLLDPRTVLPHQDRELVEAVKKALASEP from the coding sequence ATGACCGAGGAAAGCCCTTTCCGCTCCCTCCCCAGCGTGGAGCGGGTGCTATCTGACCCTCGCCTACGCCAGTGGGGCGATGGCCCCTTGCTGAAGGAGCTGGTGCGGGAAGTGCTTGCCGAGGCACGGCAGGCCATCGCGCAGGGGAAGCCTCCCATCTCCTTGGAGCAGGTGGTGGAGGCGGTGCTCCACCGGGCGGAGGCGGTGCTGCGACCGTCCCTGCGACCCGTCATCAACGCCACAGGCATCATCATCCATACCAACTTAGGGAGGGCCCCCCTTTCCCAAGAGGCGATAGAGGCCATGGCCAAGGCCTGTGCTGGCTACTGCAACCTGGAGCTGGACCTGGAGGCAGGGGGTAGGGGTTCACGCCTGGCCCACGTGGAGGAGCTGCTGCGCCGCCTCACAGGGGCGGAAGCGGCTATGGTGGTGAACAACAACGCCGCTGCTGTCCTGCTGGCCCTGACTGCCCTCTGCCAGGGGAGGGAGGTGTTGGTCTCGCGTGGCCAGGCGGTGGAGATCGGAGGGGGGTTCCGCATCCCGGAGATCCTGCGGCAATCGGGGGCCCGCCTGGTGGAGGTGGGCACCACCAACCGCACTTACGCCCACGACTATGAGGCAGCCATCACCCCCGATACGGCGGCCATCCTCCGGGTGCATACCAGCAACTTCCGCATCGTGGGGTTTACGTGTGCCGTCCCCCTAAAGGAGCTGGCCCATCTGGCCAGGAGGCGTGGTCTCCTCCTCCTGGACGACTTGGGCTCGGGATGTCTTCTGGACACCACCCAGTTTGGCCTGGCACCGGAGCCACGGCCACAGGATTCGCTACGGGAGGGGGCGGACTTGGTCTTCTTCTCGGCAGACAAGCTCCTCGGGGGGCCGCAGGCAGGCATCGTGCTGGGGCGGCGCAACCTGGTGGAGCAGATGCGCAGGCATCCGCTGGCGCGGGCGGTGCGTCTGGACAAGGCCAACATGGCCGCCCTACAGGTGACCCTCATCCACTACCTCCGGGGGGAGGCGCTAGAGAAGCTGCCTGTTTGGCGCATGATCGCCACCCCGTTGAAGGAGCTGGAGCGACGGGCCCGGCGGTGGGCCCGGGCCATAGGCGGGCGGGCCCAAGTGCGCCCTTCCACCTCCATGGTGGGCGGGGGAAGCCTGCCTGGGGAGGGGCTACCTACCTGGGCGGTGGCCATCGCCGGGGAAGGGGGATGGCTGGCCGCCTTGGCCCGCCGGCTGCGTACGGGGCATCCGCCGGTGGTAGGGCGCATCGAGGCCGAGGCCTTGCTTCTGGACCCCCGCACGGTCCTACCCCATCAAGACCGGGAGCTGGTGGAGGCAGTGAAAAAGGCACTGGCGTCAGAACCATGA
- a CDS encoding DUF1015 domain-containing protein, producing the protein MAEIRPFRALRYAPGLDLGALICPPFDVINEEDRVALQSLSPYNAVHLELPTEGEDRYDRAAQLLHTWRQQGILVPDATPAIYLLEQRFPHHGSMRRRQALMCRVRLEPWETGTVRPHEHILRGPKEDRLRLLRALRTQVSPVFGLFPDPLGRVRSLLEDDAWQEVSTFQGFDGQSYVLRRLADPQREEEIREALAPLTIYIADGHHRYETALAYREERRANSPAWTGEEPENFVLMGLVAAEDPGVVLLPIHRLVARGAPLEVALHRLGSMFELQTVPSLPALLDLMARHGRAITAIGLASAQSPDLYLLSLLDPEAVYQVLPQDAPRIWRHLDSAVAHYVVILHALGLRPEELEQEGVVGYVSDPQEALERVRAGQYQYALFLNPPRVTQVMKVADAGYRMPPKSTYFHPKLPAGVLFYALDLEG; encoded by the coding sequence ATGGCCGAGATCAGGCCCTTTCGTGCCCTCCGCTATGCCCCAGGCCTAGACCTGGGAGCCCTTATTTGCCCTCCCTTTGACGTTATCAACGAGGAGGACCGCGTCGCCCTCCAGAGCCTTAGCCCTTACAACGCAGTACATCTGGAGCTGCCCACCGAAGGCGAAGACCGATATGACAGGGCGGCCCAGCTGCTGCATACGTGGCGTCAGCAGGGGATCTTGGTCCCTGATGCTACCCCAGCCATCTACCTGCTGGAGCAACGGTTCCCGCACCACGGGAGCATGCGACGCCGTCAGGCCCTCATGTGCCGGGTGCGTCTGGAGCCCTGGGAGACAGGGACAGTTCGCCCCCACGAGCATATCCTGAGGGGGCCCAAGGAAGACCGCCTCCGTCTCCTGCGGGCCTTACGCACGCAGGTGAGCCCCGTCTTTGGCCTCTTCCCCGATCCCCTCGGCAGGGTGCGAAGCCTGCTGGAAGACGACGCCTGGCAGGAGGTCTCCACCTTCCAGGGCTTTGACGGCCAAAGCTACGTCCTGCGCCGCCTCGCAGATCCTCAGAGAGAAGAAGAGATACGGGAGGCCCTAGCTCCCCTTACCATCTACATCGCCGACGGCCATCATCGGTATGAGACGGCCTTGGCCTACCGCGAGGAGCGGCGCGCCAACTCCCCCGCGTGGACAGGGGAGGAGCCGGAGAACTTCGTCCTCATGGGACTGGTAGCGGCCGAGGACCCCGGCGTCGTCTTGCTGCCCATCCACCGCTTAGTGGCCAGGGGGGCGCCCCTAGAGGTGGCCCTGCATCGGCTGGGGAGTATGTTTGAGCTTCAAACGGTGCCTTCCCTGCCCGCCCTGCTGGACCTCATGGCCCGCCACGGCCGGGCCATTACCGCCATAGGCCTGGCCTCTGCCCAGTCCCCGGACCTCTATCTCCTCTCGCTGCTGGATCCGGAGGCCGTATACCAGGTGCTCCCCCAGGACGCGCCCAGGATATGGCGCCATCTGGACTCAGCGGTGGCCCACTATGTGGTCATCCTTCACGCCTTGGGACTGAGGCCTGAGGAGCTAGAACAGGAGGGAGTGGTGGGCTACGTGAGCGACCCCCAAGAGGCCTTGGAGAGGGTGCGCGCCGGGCAGTACCAATACGCCCTCTTCTTAAACCCCCCGCGCGTGACACAGGTGATGAAGGTGGCCGATGCAGGATACCGCATGCCCCCCAAGAGCACTTACTTCCACCCCAAGCTCCCTGCCGGCGTCCTCTTCTACGCCTTGGACCTGGAAGGCTAG
- the fabF gene encoding beta-ketoacyl-ACP synthase II gives MARAVITGLGCITPIGLDVKEFWKNLVNGVSGVGPISSFDASGLGCQIAAEVKGFDPLKYLDVRAARRMARFSQFAVAAAAQAVEDAELDISRLDPYRVGVVMNTGGGGVPDIAEGERTFLEKGPGRVSAFLVPMLAPNMPSCQIAMRYGIRGPVITSVAACAAGAYAFVEAKWIIDRGEADVVIVGGTEASLHPLTIAAFDNMRALSRRNHDPQGACRPFDKDRDGFVFGEGAVAMVVEKLEHALKRGAPIYAELSGGALSCDAYHVTAPEPSGEAAAQAMIRALRNANIGPEEVNYIVAHGTGTPLNDVTETLAIKRALGEHAYRVAISSPKSMVGHLLGAAGALSALTAVLAISHGIVPPTINLDNQDPECDLDYVPKVARHMSVTVAMVNAFGFGGQNASLVFRRYE, from the coding sequence ATGGCCAGGGCGGTCATCACTGGCCTCGGCTGCATCACACCCATTGGGTTGGACGTGAAGGAGTTCTGGAAGAACCTGGTCAACGGGGTCTCAGGGGTGGGGCCCATCTCTTCCTTCGACGCCTCCGGCCTGGGTTGCCAGATAGCCGCCGAGGTGAAGGGTTTTGACCCTCTGAAGTACTTAGACGTCCGCGCTGCCCGTCGCATGGCCCGGTTCAGCCAGTTTGCGGTGGCTGCCGCTGCCCAGGCGGTGGAGGACGCCGAACTAGACATCTCCCGCCTCGACCCTTACCGCGTGGGCGTGGTGATGAATACCGGCGGCGGTGGGGTGCCGGACATCGCCGAAGGGGAGAGAACCTTTCTGGAAAAGGGGCCAGGGCGGGTAAGCGCCTTTCTGGTGCCCATGTTGGCCCCCAACATGCCCTCTTGCCAGATCGCCATGCGCTATGGCATCCGGGGGCCAGTGATAACCTCTGTGGCCGCCTGTGCCGCCGGGGCCTATGCCTTCGTAGAGGCCAAGTGGATCATCGACCGAGGGGAGGCAGACGTAGTAATCGTGGGGGGGACGGAGGCCAGCCTGCACCCCCTCACCATCGCTGCCTTCGATAATATGCGGGCCCTCTCCCGCCGCAACCATGACCCTCAAGGAGCGTGCCGCCCCTTCGACAAGGACCGCGACGGCTTTGTCTTCGGGGAGGGGGCAGTGGCCATGGTGGTGGAGAAGCTGGAGCATGCCCTAAAGCGTGGGGCGCCCATATATGCTGAGCTCTCGGGGGGTGCCCTATCGTGCGATGCCTATCACGTTACCGCCCCTGAGCCGTCCGGCGAGGCAGCAGCCCAGGCCATGATAAGGGCCCTGCGGAACGCCAATATAGGGCCAGAGGAGGTCAACTACATCGTGGCCCACGGCACCGGCACCCCCCTTAACGATGTGACGGAGACCCTGGCCATCAAGAGGGCCCTTGGCGAGCACGCTTACCGGGTGGCCATCAGCTCCCCCAAGTCTATGGTGGGGCACCTCCTGGGAGCGGCGGGGGCCCTCTCGGCCCTGACGGCCGTGCTGGCCATCAGCCACGGCATAGTCCCCCCCACCATCAATCTGGACAACCAGGACCCGGAGTGCGACCTGGACTACGTGCCCAAGGTGGCCCGCCATATGTCGGTGACCGTGGCCATGGTCAACGCCTTCGGCTTTGGGGGGCAGAACGCCAGCCTGGTCTTCCGTCGCTATGAGTAA
- the serA gene encoding phosphoglycerate dehydrogenase, producing MEGRVLICDPIAKEGVDLLREAGLVVEERLGLSPQELAQVVPPYVALIVRSQTRVTREAIEAGTNLQVIGRAGTGVDNIDVEAATERGIIVVNAPTGNIVSAAEHTIALMLALARKIPQADASLRQGRWERGRFMGVEMRGKTLGIIGLGQVGSEVARRARGLEMRVIAHDPYISAERARILGVELVSLEELLHRADFITIHTPLTDSTRGLIGEEELRMMKPTARLINTARGGIVDEEALVRALKEGWIAGAALDVFSQEPLTQHPLFGLDNVVLTPHLGASTAEAQERVAVDVAEQVLAVLRGQPARYAVNAPLIPPETFSFLAPYLGVAKRAASLAVQLCEAPMGEVEVYYYGDLGAHDTTPLRAAVVQGLLSTITEEHVNIVNVDLVIRRRGLRLTEHHGPPHETYSNLITVSVGESQGRVSVSATLAHDGPHIVSINDFWVDVPPGEGYLLICENLDRPGMIGAVGTLLGNFDVNISFMNVGRHQKRGRALMVLALDEPLTTEQLRAVRRIPDIYSARLARL from the coding sequence ATGGAGGGGCGTGTCCTCATCTGCGATCCCATCGCCAAGGAGGGGGTAGACCTCCTGCGAGAGGCCGGCCTTGTGGTGGAGGAACGGCTAGGCCTTTCTCCACAGGAGCTGGCCCAGGTGGTCCCTCCTTACGTAGCCCTCATCGTCCGTAGCCAGACCAGGGTGACGCGGGAGGCCATAGAGGCAGGAACCAACCTCCAGGTCATCGGCCGGGCAGGCACAGGGGTTGATAACATCGATGTGGAGGCGGCCACGGAGCGCGGCATCATCGTCGTCAACGCCCCCACTGGGAACATCGTCTCGGCTGCCGAGCATACCATCGCTTTGATGCTGGCCCTAGCCCGCAAGATCCCCCAGGCCGATGCCTCCCTGCGCCAGGGCCGTTGGGAGAGGGGGCGGTTCATGGGGGTGGAGATGCGGGGCAAGACTTTGGGCATCATCGGCCTGGGGCAGGTGGGCTCGGAGGTGGCCCGCAGGGCTCGCGGCCTGGAGATGCGGGTCATCGCCCATGACCCGTACATCTCGGCGGAGAGGGCCCGCATCCTCGGGGTGGAGCTGGTGAGCCTAGAGGAGCTTTTGCACCGGGCCGACTTCATCACCATCCACACCCCCCTCACGGACTCCACCAGGGGGCTCATCGGCGAAGAGGAGTTGCGGATGATGAAGCCTACCGCCCGCCTCATCAATACGGCCCGTGGGGGCATTGTGGACGAGGAGGCCTTGGTCCGTGCGCTGAAGGAGGGCTGGATCGCCGGTGCTGCCCTGGATGTCTTCTCCCAGGAGCCCCTCACTCAACATCCCCTATTTGGGTTGGACAACGTGGTCCTCACCCCTCACCTAGGGGCCTCCACTGCTGAGGCGCAGGAGAGGGTGGCGGTGGACGTGGCCGAACAGGTGCTGGCGGTGCTGCGGGGCCAGCCGGCCCGCTATGCTGTCAACGCCCCCCTTATACCGCCGGAGACCTTCTCCTTCCTCGCCCCGTACTTGGGGGTGGCCAAGCGGGCAGCCTCCCTGGCTGTCCAGCTCTGCGAGGCCCCGATGGGGGAGGTGGAGGTCTACTATTACGGCGACCTGGGCGCCCACGACACCACCCCTCTGCGGGCGGCGGTGGTGCAGGGCCTTCTCTCCACCATCACCGAGGAGCACGTCAACATCGTCAACGTCGACCTGGTCATCCGCCGGCGGGGCCTGCGCCTCACCGAGCACCACGGACCCCCTCACGAGACCTACTCCAACCTCATCACCGTGAGCGTAGGCGAATCTCAGGGGAGGGTGAGCGTCTCCGCCACTTTAGCCCACGATGGGCCCCATATCGTCTCCATCAACGATTTCTGGGTGGATGTGCCCCCAGGCGAAGGCTACCTCCTGATATGCGAAAACCTGGACCGCCCAGGGATGATCGGAGCTGTGGGCACCCTCCTGGGTAATTTCGATGTCAACATAAGCTTCATGAACGTGGGGCGGCACCAGAAGCGGGGCCGCGCCCTTATGGTGCTAGCGCTGGACGAGCCCCTTACCACTGAACAACTTAGGGCTGTGCGCCGGATCCCCGACATCTACTCCGCCCGCCTGGCCCGCCTCTAG
- a CDS encoding SDR family NAD(P)-dependent oxidoreductase yields MTDGPFSGKVAVVTGASRGIGRATAIAFARAGAQVVVAARSTQDAPGKLPGTVDEVVREIASFGGQAIAVPTDITKDEQVEALYQRTVSEMGQVDILVNNAAINYPSPFAEIPMRRWDLVLSVNLRGTVLCTKVFLPHMLARKQGVIINLSSYMAVHPLPGHLAYGVSKMAIERFTEGLGRELMGTGVAVNCLRIELNIATEGWTFLNRDVDFSTWERPEEAAEAILWLASQPPSFTGRVVTMEEVRRLRATQET; encoded by the coding sequence ATGACCGACGGTCCCTTCTCCGGAAAAGTGGCGGTGGTGACGGGCGCCTCCCGGGGCATCGGCAGGGCCACGGCGATAGCCTTCGCCCGCGCTGGCGCCCAGGTAGTAGTGGCGGCCCGCAGCACCCAAGATGCCCCAGGGAAGCTCCCTGGCACCGTCGATGAAGTGGTGAGGGAGATCGCCTCCTTTGGTGGCCAGGCCATTGCCGTGCCTACCGACATCACCAAGGATGAGCAGGTGGAGGCCCTGTACCAAAGGACCGTCTCAGAGATGGGACAGGTGGACATATTGGTCAACAATGCGGCCATCAACTATCCATCGCCCTTCGCCGAGATACCTATGCGACGGTGGGACCTGGTGCTGAGCGTTAATCTGCGGGGTACCGTCCTGTGCACCAAGGTCTTCCTGCCCCATATGTTGGCGCGCAAGCAAGGGGTCATCATCAACCTCTCCTCCTACATGGCGGTGCACCCCCTGCCTGGGCACCTGGCCTACGGCGTGTCCAAAATGGCCATTGAGCGGTTCACGGAGGGGCTAGGACGGGAGCTCATGGGCACGGGAGTGGCTGTCAACTGCCTGCGCATCGAGTTGAACATCGCCACCGAGGGGTGGACATTCCTCAACCGGGATGTGGACTTCTCCACATGGGAGAGGCCGGAGGAGGCCGCCGAAGCCATACTGTGGTTGGCCTCTCAGCCCCCCTCCTTCACTGGCCGAGTGGTGACCATGGAGGAGGTGCGCCGCCTGCGGGCCACCCAGGAGACCTGA
- a CDS encoding alanine--glyoxylate aminotransferase family protein produces the protein MNLRIPGPTPCPPQVLAAVAKPMINHRGRHFAELIGRVVERLKRFYRTQGDVLVLTASGTGGLEAAVVNTLSPGDRVLAVVIGAFGERFAAIAQAYGAEVVRLEYEWGRAADPDDVRRVLSRDPRIKAVLVTHNETSTGVTNPLKELAAVVREHERLLLVDAVSSLGAIPLETDAWGLDVVVTGSQKGWMVPPGLAFVSVSQRAWEAYREAKMPRFYLDLGRHKEALERGQTPWTPALSVLFGLDVALEMMEAEGLENIFARHARIGEMTRQGVKALGLRLLADDRYASNTVTAVVVPDGVDERALRRLLEDEYGVVLAGGQGKLSGKIFRIGHLGWVTEEDIRDTLDSLAQALPRVGYQLPSRA, from the coding sequence ATGAACCTGCGTATACCTGGCCCCACACCCTGCCCGCCCCAGGTGCTGGCGGCCGTGGCCAAGCCCATGATCAACCACCGAGGCCGCCACTTCGCCGAGCTCATAGGGCGGGTGGTGGAGCGGCTAAAGCGCTTCTACCGCACCCAGGGTGACGTTTTGGTGCTCACGGCCTCCGGCACTGGTGGGCTGGAGGCGGCGGTGGTCAATACCCTCTCCCCCGGTGATCGGGTGCTGGCGGTGGTGATTGGCGCCTTTGGCGAGAGGTTCGCGGCCATTGCCCAGGCGTATGGGGCGGAGGTGGTGCGTCTGGAGTATGAGTGGGGGCGAGCTGCCGACCCTGATGATGTGCGCCGCGTCCTCTCCCGCGACCCGCGGATAAAGGCTGTGCTTGTCACCCATAACGAGACCTCCACCGGCGTCACCAACCCCTTGAAGGAGCTAGCAGCGGTGGTGCGGGAGCATGAGAGGCTCCTGTTGGTAGACGCCGTCAGCTCCCTTGGCGCCATCCCCCTGGAGACGGATGCCTGGGGCCTGGACGTGGTGGTCACCGGCTCCCAGAAGGGGTGGATGGTGCCTCCTGGTCTGGCCTTCGTCTCGGTGAGCCAACGGGCGTGGGAGGCCTATAGGGAGGCCAAGATGCCCCGGTTCTACCTGGACCTGGGCCGTCATAAGGAGGCGCTGGAACGGGGGCAGACCCCTTGGACGCCGGCCCTCTCCGTCCTCTTCGGCCTGGACGTGGCCCTAGAGATGATGGAGGCGGAGGGCTTAGAGAACATCTTCGCTCGTCATGCCCGCATAGGGGAGATGACCCGCCAAGGGGTCAAGGCGCTGGGACTGCGCCTGCTGGCCGACGATCGCTACGCCTCCAACACCGTCACCGCCGTAGTTGTCCCCGACGGGGTGGACGAGCGGGCCCTGCGCCGCCTCCTGGAGGACGAGTATGGGGTAGTGCTGGCTGGGGGCCAGGGCAAGCTATCGGGCAAGATCTTTCGCATCGGCCACCTGGGCTGGGTGACGGAGGAGGACATAAGGGACACCTTGGACAGCCTGGCCCAGGCCCTCCCCCGTGTGGGATATCAATTGCCCAGTCGCGCCTGA
- the amrA gene encoding AmmeMemoRadiSam system protein A: MSVIRYACVSPHPPIIVPEIGRGREREVQRTLDALRQVAQEMRRHHPEVVVLMATHGPVHPRSFVILDAPWAEGDFGQWGAYQVRFRFPVAREAVHAIREETQHRGIPLQVVHQWDLDWSCTVPLYYLRPAVEGARLVVMNVSFLPPREHFRLGQAVRRALEKVGRPAAIIASADLSHRLSPEGPYGFDPAGPELDRRLEEAMARWDVEAVLSIPEELRERAGDDAVPSLSFLMGALAGLKVRPRVLSHEGPWGVGYMVVAVEVEEVYPHHPLAQLAKEAVEAYILRGEKVEPQLSPEALAGLPPRAGVFVSIKTKDGALRGCLGTIEPTCPTLAEEVVERAIESATRDPRFPPISPDELGELTYTVDVLSPPERVRGPEELDPKRYGVIVRKGFRKGLLLPDLEGVDTVDRQLAIAKAKAGIPLEDHEVELYRFTVIRLT, from the coding sequence ATGAGCGTCATCCGGTATGCATGCGTATCGCCCCATCCTCCCATCATTGTGCCCGAGATAGGGAGGGGTAGGGAGAGGGAGGTCCAGCGCACCCTGGACGCCCTGAGGCAAGTAGCCCAGGAGATGCGACGTCACCACCCCGAGGTGGTGGTGCTCATGGCCACCCACGGCCCCGTCCACCCACGGAGCTTCGTCATCCTGGATGCCCCCTGGGCGGAGGGGGATTTCGGCCAGTGGGGCGCTTACCAGGTGCGCTTCCGCTTCCCCGTGGCCCGTGAGGCGGTGCACGCCATTCGTGAGGAAACACAGCACCGCGGCATCCCCCTGCAGGTGGTTCACCAGTGGGACCTGGACTGGTCGTGCACCGTGCCCCTGTACTATCTAAGGCCCGCCGTGGAAGGGGCCCGGCTGGTGGTGATGAACGTGTCTTTCCTTCCGCCACGAGAGCACTTCCGTCTCGGCCAGGCGGTGCGGCGGGCCCTGGAGAAGGTAGGGAGGCCAGCAGCTATCATCGCCAGCGCTGACCTCTCCCACCGCCTCTCCCCAGAGGGTCCCTATGGGTTCGACCCAGCGGGGCCAGAGCTGGACCGACGCTTGGAGGAGGCCATGGCCCGCTGGGATGTGGAGGCTGTCCTATCCATCCCTGAGGAGCTGCGGGAGCGCGCGGGGGACGATGCCGTCCCCTCCCTCAGCTTCCTCATGGGGGCCCTGGCCGGCCTAAAGGTGCGGCCCCGCGTCCTCTCCCATGAGGGGCCGTGGGGCGTGGGCTATATGGTGGTGGCCGTGGAGGTGGAAGAGGTCTATCCTCATCATCCCCTGGCCCAGCTGGCTAAGGAGGCGGTGGAGGCCTACATCTTGCGCGGCGAGAAGGTGGAGCCCCAGCTCTCCCCCGAGGCCTTGGCCGGGCTGCCGCCGCGGGCTGGCGTCTTCGTCTCCATCAAGACTAAGGACGGTGCCCTGCGCGGGTGCCTCGGCACCATCGAGCCCACCTGCCCTACCCTGGCCGAGGAGGTAGTGGAACGGGCCATCGAGAGTGCTACAAGAGACCCACGTTTCCCTCCTATATCCCCTGATGAGCTAGGGGAGCTTACTTACACGGTAGACGTGCTCTCGCCCCCGGAGAGGGTGCGGGGCCCAGAGGAGCTGGACCCCAAGCGGTATGGGGTCATCGTGCGCAAGGGGTTCCGAAAGGGCCTCCTACTGCCCGATTTGGAAGGGGTAGACACCGTAGATCGACAGTTAGCTATCGCCAAGGCCAAGGCCGGCATCCCCCTCGAGGACCACGAAGTGGAGCTCTACCGCTTTACCGTCATCAGGTTGACCTGA
- a CDS encoding lysophospholipid acyltransferase family protein, with amino-acid sequence MTTSTVAWTKRGDTKGGDLWFLHVHRALAALVPLEVAYLVSQPIADLFFLLWHSKREAACRNYARILHVSADDPRARTLAQASFRQFGRYIAELLSVQGWDLDDLRSRVTIYGDEHFQEAASYGRGVIFASAHMGSIEVASALLLLHGLRVTSVMEQLRPFWLHRWVVACRARMGVTLLPTMGTGLKLVRALRRGEVVAMVLDLGVRNGDGRPVTFFGHKTYFPTGPARLARLSGAPLLFGLAVRKPQGRFIAYVSPPIFANPTLDPEEDAYQTTQRLLREFERFVARYPDQWYPFRDMFPWDGR; translated from the coding sequence ATGACGACGTCTACCGTCGCCTGGACGAAGAGAGGGGATACGAAGGGCGGGGACCTGTGGTTTCTGCACGTACATAGGGCTCTGGCTGCTCTCGTCCCTCTGGAGGTGGCCTATTTGGTCTCCCAGCCCATCGCCGACCTGTTCTTTCTTCTCTGGCACAGCAAGCGGGAGGCGGCCTGCCGCAACTACGCCCGTATCTTACACGTGTCCGCCGACGACCCGCGGGCCCGTACCCTGGCCCAGGCCAGCTTCCGTCAGTTTGGCCGCTATATCGCCGAGCTTTTATCGGTCCAGGGTTGGGACTTGGACGACCTGCGCAGCCGGGTGACCATCTACGGGGACGAGCACTTCCAGGAGGCTGCCTCCTACGGGCGAGGGGTCATATTTGCTAGCGCCCATATGGGGAGCATCGAGGTGGCCAGCGCCCTTCTCCTCCTGCATGGGCTTCGGGTCACATCGGTTATGGAACAGCTCCGTCCCTTTTGGCTTCACCGGTGGGTGGTGGCGTGCCGTGCTCGCATGGGGGTCACTCTCCTGCCCACCATGGGGACGGGGCTCAAGCTGGTGCGGGCCCTCCGCCGGGGGGAGGTGGTGGCCATGGTCCTCGACCTGGGGGTGCGCAACGGCGATGGACGTCCGGTGACTTTCTTCGGCCATAAAACGTACTTCCCTACTGGCCCTGCTCGCTTGGCTCGCCTCTCAGGCGCCCCCCTCCTCTTCGGACTGGCGGTGCGTAAGCCCCAGGGCCGGTTCATTGCCTACGTTAGCCCACCTATCTTCGCCAACCCCACCCTGGACCCTGAAGAGGACGCCTACCAGACCACTCAGCGTCTCCTACGGGAGTTCGAGAGGTTCGTGGCCCGCTACCCCGACCAGTGGTACCCATTCCGCGATATGTTCCCCTGGGACGGCCGGTGA